In one window of Arachis ipaensis cultivar K30076 chromosome B06, Araip1.1, whole genome shotgun sequence DNA:
- the LOC107645773 gene encoding probable low-specificity L-threonine aldolase 1, with protein sequence MVKRIVDLRSDTVTKPTETMRAAMEGAEVGDDVLEHDPTAFHLESEMAKIMGKEAGLFVPSGTMANLISVLVHCESRGSEVILGHNSHIHIYENGGISTLGGVHPRTVKNNDDGTMDIDLIEAAIRDPKEEIVFPTTRLICLENTHCNHGGRCLSVEYTDRVGQIAKKHGLKLHIDGARIFNASVALGVPVDRLVQAADSVSVCLSKGLGAPVGSVIVGSNSFIVKARRLRKTLGGGMRQVGVLCAAALVALKENLPKLESDHKKARLLADGLNKIQGLRVDTSSVETNIIYVEIEEFSGTTAIKLCKDLEEYGILLMQTGLSRLRVALHHQISESDVQFALSCFQKAVNGVQNENGN encoded by the exons ATGGTGAAAAGGATTGTGGATCTTCGATCAGATACAGTCACAAAGCCAACCGAAACAATGAGAGCTGCTATGGAAGGTGCTGAAGTTGGTGATGATGTTCTAGAACATGACCCAACTGCTTTTCACTTAGAATCAGAGATGGCAAAGATAATGGGAAAGGAAGCAGGCCTTTTTGTCCCGTCCGGCACCATGGCGAACCTTATATCCGTGCTTGTTCATTGTGAAAGCAGGGGAAGTGAAGTGATTCTTGGACACAACTCCCATATCCATATATATGAGAATGGAGGCATTTCAACTCTTGGAGGTGTGCATCCTAGAACTGTTAAGAACAATGATGATGGAACCATGGACATTGATTTGATTGAGGCTGCTATTAGAGATCCAAAGGAGGAGATTGTGTTTCCAACCACAAGGCTTATCTGCTTGGAAAATACTCATTGCAA TCATGGTGGAAGATGCCTTTCAGTTGAATATACAGACAGAGTTGGACAGATTGCTAAGAAGCATGGACTGAAGCTTCACATTGATGGAGCTCGCATATTCAATGCATCTGTT GCACTTGGTGTTCCAGTGGATAGGCTTGTTCAAGCAGCTGATTCAGTTTCA GTTTGCCTATCAAAAGGTCTTGGTGCTCCAGTTGGATCCGTCATTGTTGGTTCCAATAGCTTCATTGTCAAG GCTAGGCGGCTCCGGAAAACGTTAGGCGGCGGTATGAGACAGGTTGGGGTCCTATGTGCTGCTGCACTTGTTGCTTTAAAGGAAAATCTTCCAAAGTTAGAAAGTGATCACAAGAAAGCAAGACTCTTGGCCG ATGGATTGAACAAAATTCAGGGCCTGAGAGTGGATACCTCTTCTGTGGAAACCAATATA ATATATGTTGAAATAGAAGAGTTCTCAGGAACTACGGCAATAAAGCTGTGCAAGGACTTAGAAGAATATGGTATTCTTCTTATGCAAACAGGCTTATCAAG GTTGAGAGTTGCGTTACACCACCAAATATCAGAAAGTGATGTTCAG